ACAGGTGTAGCACTAAGTTCTCCCAGTCTAACTCGCCCCTCCATCCCCCAACCAGAGAACCAAGGTTCTGCTCCTGAGGATGCAGTCCTCCCGCCACCCAGCCTTCCTGGGTAtactggggagcaggcaggcaaAGGCTGTCGGACATATTTACAGCCATCCGTCAGACACTCACCTGGGAGCCTATCTAAAGTCAgaacccaggctgcagcccacacCTCTCTGCTTTAGTGGCAGGACTCCCGCTGACACCCCAACACCACCTCAAGTTGCaaacatggggggcaggggaggaggaagcccaGAAGAAAGTTTCTTACCAAAGGAAGGCCTTGCTCCTCCAAAGCCCAGGCCAGGCGTGCTGGGAGTCCCAAACGAAAGGCTGGTGCTTCCAACAggccctgctcctggggcaggtgTGCTCTGCCCGAAGGGGGGAGTAGCAGTTCCTGGAAGCAAAACACCACTgtcagctggggtggagggtctgtACCAAGGGGCAGCAGGATGGGGTCTTgtactgggggttgggggggggcgggggaggagcttCTGCTCGACAGGAGGTTACAGCTCAGCTGGGAAAAGCACAGACTGTGCAGCTCCTACAGGAAGAACTGTAACATCCCCACCTGGCCTCCCAAGGGGCCAAGGTGACATGCACACCCTGCGAGTCACAGATTTCCATCTTCCCCTTTCCGAGGGCAGCCACCTTCCTCCCCGCAAAGCACCTCACTGCATGAAAAAACTGACACCTGCATCTCTTACCTGCTCCCTTCCTGACACCTCCATTCAGCAGAGCAACGGGACGGAACAGAGTGGGAGTCCCAGAGCCCGGTGGGAGCTTGCTCTGTCCATTGGGGCAGAAAGCCTTGTACAGCCAGTCTACTAGACAAGcgaccccagcccactcctgctttTCCAGCAGAGCTGAGCCGCATCGATGCAGCCCTCACAGACAGACCTGCAACTAGAACCTGGAGGGGTCCCCAGTCAATTCTATACAAAGTCTGGAATTGGGTCTTCTAGGATTCTCCTGATCCCGCAGAGGGGACACAATATTAACAGCCCCAGGCCAGTTTTAAAGAAGTCAGGAAGACCAGGAGAACGAAAGCACAACAAGGTCACTGCCTACCTAGATCCACTCCTCCTTCAGCCCTccaaggcagcacagaagagagGCCCAGCCTTCACCCCAAGCAGATTTGGCTGCTCTACCTGAGGACCGCCACCTTACCTCCAAACATGGGCCTGCTGTCAGGAGTGCCAGGCACAGTGAAGGTGAATGGTGTGCTCTGGTTTGGGGCGCCTGCGGTCTGCGTCAAGGAAGAGCCAAAGGGAGATGCTGTGCTTGCCGATCCGTTCTGTCCAGCTCCAAAGTTGAACGCCACCGTGGGAGTGGCCCCACTCAGGGCAGGTGCTCCAATGCCAAAGGCACTGGCTCCACTGTTCTGCTGGTTGGACATCCCGAAGGTGAATGGAGAGGGGTTGGGTCCACCAAATACCAAGCTACCCGTACCACTCTTTGTAGGCTGGGTGTTGGAGCCAAAGCTTGATGTGGTTGAAGTGGTGGCTGTTCCGAAGGAGAAGACGGATGTTGTGCCTCCAAAAGTTGGCTGGGTGCTGTTGGTTCCAAAGGAAACTTGGGTATTAGACCCTCCAAAAACTGGCTGCGAGCTGGTCCCAAACGCCGGCTGCACTGCAGACTGGGTGGTGGAGGCCCCAAAGCCAAAAGCAGGGGTACTAAAGCTCGTTGGGCCAGCCGCAGGTTTGTTGGTgggctgctggctgtctgggccaCTGGTGGCAAACCCAGGCTGACCAGCTGCACCGGGATACGGAGGGGGAGGGTTCGCGCTGGTTCCAAAGGAACTGCCAAACGCCGTAGTGGAGGAACCAAAAGACGGTGTGGACTGACAGGTGGTGGGTGGGGTAGAGGAGGTCAGATTTGTGCCCCCAAAGATATTAAacccggtggtggtgctgggcgCAGCCTGTGCTGCATTTGGGGGAGCTGAGACGAAGGTGGAGCCTGCTGGAGCGCTGGTAGCAGGTGCTGTGATGGAGGCAGGCTTCCCGAACTGGAAGATCGGAGCGGTCGGCGTGAAgcttgctgcagtgctgggggctgggttCGGGAGGGCTCCAAAGAGCAACGGCTGTGAGGTGCTGGTGGAGGTGGAAGCAGTGAGGGTTGTGCTGTTAGGGGCGCTGGTGGCCAGTGGCACGCCGAGGCCGAAGCTGAAGGCAGGCTTTGTGGTGGTGTCCGTGGGGGCACTCTGGGTGCTGGCAGCGGTCGCTGCAGTGGTAAAGACGGCGTTGGAGAGGCTGGCGAAGACAGAGGTGGTGTCTGTACTGGAAGGTGTGGTGAGATCAGCAGCTGAGGGTGGCTGAGATGGCTGCTTGAATGTGAATGGagaagctgctgctccaggagcagcAGAAGATGCCAAGCTCCCAAAGATGGGCTTGAAcgtggtggcggtggtggtggaggaggaagctGTCAAAggaggcacagagccagcagaCGTTGCACCTGCCGTGGAAGTGCCAGCCACAGAGTGCACCACCCTCTCGCCTTCCGGCAGGGTACCAAAGACTGGCTTGAACATGGGGGTGGCTGTAGGTGTGGTGGATGTTGCAGCTgttccaggctggctggcaggagTTGTGCTCAGCATCCCAAAGAGAATGCTGGGttttggtggggaaggggccttGGTGGAGGTCTGGCCCACGTCAGATGAAGCAGGAGTCGGCAGGTTGCTCCCAGTGTTAACAGGCTGAGCagtggaggagggaggagccacgGGAGCAGGCAAGTTCAGTGTCAGCCCAGGCTTGGAGTCAGACAGGGTTGTAGCAGGGGAACTTGAATCCACTGATACCGCAGGAACCGTCAGAGGCAGCTGAGATGTGGTTGCAGCCCCAGTCGAAGCTGTGGAAAAGGGAAGATTAATCACACGGGAACTGTGACTTACCAGACTAATTTGTgtagggaagaaagtcaattaGCTGGGCCTGGGGAAGAGGATCAGGTTGCCACCTTGCCTTCCCTGGAACAAAAACCCAGACAGACAGTGTTCTGCTCTGCAGACCAAGGTGAGCCACCAAGTTAGAACTCTGATGGCTTCCCCAAGAGGTCCCCTGTGCA
This Carettochelys insculpta isolate YL-2023 chromosome 19, ASM3395843v1, whole genome shotgun sequence DNA region includes the following protein-coding sequences:
- the POM121 gene encoding nuclear envelope pore membrane protein POM 121 isoform X2, encoding MSPGGPGPWLRLRRAAAGLALALLGLACLLLRGAAGAWGALRPGPGGPRRPGLRGGHKPAKAAANGGPPAMGSHMGRPEPRPAGGAGAGAALPGPSRRLCAGDHLTPPTRFARAPHRRYPIQQAQYSSLGAMPTVCLDGYQRKSLLSARNSSMVRSPVTVKIARPDSNLAHSPLLEQLVSPVTMSCSSTLDPCAKETVLNALKESRKRAVEEEEDQNFSSAQENKRRRHDSSGSGQSAFEPLIANGAPASLVPKPGTLKRALVSQCLDDCLSKRSRTSSISSMNNTYTGGIPSSIRNAIASSYSSTRGLSKLWKRSGLTTSPFSSPASSRSQTPERPSKKAREDDLHWSSTSTPVKSDKELQTEKALETPVRKKQSSLTSPALSGSSGKRKRKIQLLSSRRGDQLTLPPPPQLGYAVTAEDLDAEKKAALQWFNKVLEDKPVAAAPSTAAETRPAARPLSFTLASAEPTTVSSAPLVASTGSLLESLKKMQSCQSAVTLPASTGAATTSQLPLTVPAVSVDSSSPATTLSDSKPGLTLNLPAPVAPPSSTAQPVNTGSNLPTPASSDVGQTSTKAPSPPKPSILFGMLSTTPASQPGTAATSTTPTATPMFKPVFGTLPEGERVVHSVAGTSTAGATSAGSVPPLTASSSTTTATTFKPIFGSLASSAAPGAAASPFTFKQPSQPPSAADLTTPSSTDTTSVFASLSNAVFTTAATAASTQSAPTDTTTKPAFSFGLGVPLATSAPNSTTLTASTSTSTSQPLLFGALPNPAPSTAASFTPTAPIFQFGKPASITAPATSAPAGSTFVSAPPNAAQAAPSTTTGFNIFGGTNLTSSTPPTTCQSTPSFGSSTTAFGSSFGTSANPPPPYPGAAGQPGFATSGPDSQQPTNKPAAGPTSFSTPAFGFGASTTQSAVQPAFGTSSQPVFGGSNTQVSFGTNSTQPTFGGTTSVFSFGTATTSTTSSFGSNTQPTKSGTGSLVFGGPNPSPFTFGMSNQQNSGASAFGIGAPALSGATPTVAFNFGAGQNGSASTASPFGSSLTQTAGAPNQSTPFTFTVPGTPDSRPMFGGTATPPFGQSTPAPGAGPVGSTSLSFGTPSTPGLGFGGARPSFGPSTPAFSIGAGSKTGPRQRLQARRQHPRKK
- the POM121 gene encoding nuclear envelope pore membrane protein POM 121 isoform X1 translates to MSPGGPGPWLRLRRAAAGLALALLGLACLLLRGAAGAWGALRPGPGGPRRPGLRGGHKPAKAAANGGPPAMGSHMGRPEPRPAGGAGAGAALPGPSRRLCAGDHLTPPTRFARAPHRRYPIQQAQYSSLGAMPTVCLDGYQRKSLLSARNSSMVRSPVTVKIARPDSNLAHSPLLEQLVSPVTMSCSSTLDPCAKETVLNALKESRKRAVEEEEDQNFSSAQENKRRRHDSSGSGQSAFEPLIANGAPASLVPKPGTLKRALVSQCLDDCLSKRSRTSSISSMNNTYTGGIPSSIRNAIASSYSSTRGLSKLWKRSGLTTSPFSSPASSRSQTPERPSKKAREDDLHWSSTSTPVKSDKELQTEKALETPVRKKQSSLTSPALSGSSGKRKRKIQLLSSRRGDQLTLPPPPQLGYAVTAEDLDAEKKAALQWFNKVLEDKPAVAAAPSTAAETRPAARPLSFTLASAEPTTVSSAPLVASTGSLLESLKKMQSCQSAVTLPASTGAATTSQLPLTVPAVSVDSSSPATTLSDSKPGLTLNLPAPVAPPSSTAQPVNTGSNLPTPASSDVGQTSTKAPSPPKPSILFGMLSTTPASQPGTAATSTTPTATPMFKPVFGTLPEGERVVHSVAGTSTAGATSAGSVPPLTASSSTTTATTFKPIFGSLASSAAPGAAASPFTFKQPSQPPSAADLTTPSSTDTTSVFASLSNAVFTTAATAASTQSAPTDTTTKPAFSFGLGVPLATSAPNSTTLTASTSTSTSQPLLFGALPNPAPSTAASFTPTAPIFQFGKPASITAPATSAPAGSTFVSAPPNAAQAAPSTTTGFNIFGGTNLTSSTPPTTCQSTPSFGSSTTAFGSSFGTSANPPPPYPGAAGQPGFATSGPDSQQPTNKPAAGPTSFSTPAFGFGASTTQSAVQPAFGTSSQPVFGGSNTQVSFGTNSTQPTFGGTTSVFSFGTATTSTTSSFGSNTQPTKSGTGSLVFGGPNPSPFTFGMSNQQNSGASAFGIGAPALSGATPTVAFNFGAGQNGSASTASPFGSSLTQTAGAPNQSTPFTFTVPGTPDSRPMFGGTATPPFGQSTPAPGAGPVGSTSLSFGTPSTPGLGFGGARPSFGPSTPAFSIGAGSKTGPRQRLQARRQHPRKK